One window of Vitis riparia cultivar Riparia Gloire de Montpellier isolate 1030 chromosome 5, EGFV_Vit.rip_1.0, whole genome shotgun sequence genomic DNA carries:
- the LOC117914375 gene encoding uncharacterized protein LOC117914375 isoform X4: MEENELEEGGAFYYEEEDNASIDPEIALSYIGEKLQDVLGHFQKDFEGGVSAENLGAKFGGYGSFLPTYQRSSSIWSHPKTPQRVQNYNKAISPNTLLMEGCPQIAKAPSNAHPSVKLGTTSCDAPSLHMTRVSSGNISVKQDSFLPSAPVMEMSPSKHGTSNKLVNPTGRRVPKVRIKVGSVSAEKKNAEIYSGLGLDNSPSSSLGNSPDESGGMPLESQEQESPTSILQIMTSFAVPEGVLLSPLHDSFICLIRKKKFPRNSKPVPALEGSQEQPALSPDEAATLLVDEQVLKEKKTRLVRKSERRAEVKHGSGMDFKNDMAFPLKEEVENQFPEGKEHFSNDLKFTSLSNTLHDVGDSGKGTGRATEIFGEPNKDGLKERVFFSDLDKEEPLEPITGQDSGTSVQRNVKSGSLENTWECGVACSNKNVSADPREDVRYKGNKLPGQFRADSDMFTGKEDTDVGEMDPSQWKVGQKAVSHDHGRITMSCKKEKQLWEGKKKLKGAQINGEPAPHLAEEGLRIGFCSAPKDKHNLKSQKDTGEVEDNPRELLTDRKSEQMADRIDPLKRPGERAKVSDFKDVEKGGSAFFKSKGRSSGKRVENQYASEASLQVALNPPFTENRSTTKMVPAAVAPVVIEENWVCCDSCQKWRLLPFGKKPEHLPEKWLCSMLSWLPGLNHCDISEEETTKALNALYQLSIPESQTSMHNHVNGIASGVTLDDVRHPGQNHQNPSSHDMPNEGKKKYGCKKMSNAGNNSGQIPNSAKNHRQEPLKSRSLIDRHKLDVEKHIHKQKEKNMKKGDLEQTKTKSKREADNYGGEASKKAKTEDACYSGKNCNFKHGRDLGKVCLISDTTLPAKATGKEVIKSNEICYSVDSNCDKKDKMLLSVKKLEGQAQVSLHGGSLAMKTSDKRDIALEERKLNEWEDIENQTDVCQITKDHIQENKVFVKENSEMEFRKEKKTKLSIEGVESNTSKGDDRSRKGVMTRILLSGTKDDEVDNIEEVRIIEKNQQHKMCEEKIASQQTLDSIDSMKKDLGTGKVSMEATSSSSKVSGSRKTRANFQEVKGSPAESVSSSPLRASKLDNLTSDKGGILRKDDATDGGLSMVGNLGRCLNGVGNRSCNQSGAPIKEKVSSVFPPKSLELHALDNRDGDAKPKFSAKAKPSELGNSHLVKGDAITSEQHHEYGNDLHAVEHCDNENHFCDSALFPQKSSRGSSMRSKENNRRSRSDFDSDKMKVCDPLNEQEDLHASKSLRCKLENDTQHLAPRPETVSDVKHSFPGRGCIKYNDDEKNHVNKGNSLGKWSGDIKKENQLKFREYEGSNLKLGDSCSLYKSGTPQKFLNKSFAKKTDLKELESRGETLQLFPYREGERETLARDFQSVPGSQKERVFDLCSVGASASADVSKVLKEPGNAGIKNGTRQSLGHLLPNEHRVRDLSISSPMRKDSFGPSATNALKEAKDLRDYADRLKGSGFGFESYETYFQAAVKFLHGASLLETCNSDGGKNGVMTQIQAYSTAAKLCERCAHEYERRQEMAAAALAYKCMEVACMRVVYCKHSSINRDRHELQATLQIAPKGTGCKFCY, translated from the exons ATGGAAGAGAATGAGCTCGAGGAAGGCGGGGCTTTCTACTACGAGGAGGAAGACAACGCAAGCATTGACCCTGAAATCGCTCTCTCTTACATT GGTGAGAAGCTTCAAGATGTTTTGGGACATTTTCAAAAGGATTTTGAAGGTGGGGTTTCTGCAGAGAATTTGG GGGCAAAGTTTGGTGGCTATGGTTCATTTCTACCAACTTATCAGCGTTCTTCTTCTATCTGGTCTCATCCAAAGACTCCACAGAGAGTCCAGAACTACAATAAGGCAATATCTCCTAACACTTTACTGATGGAG GGTTGCCCTCAGATTGCTAAAGCACCCTCAAATGCTCACCCATCTGTGAAGCTTGGAACTACTTCCTGCGATGCCCCTTCATTGCATATGACAAGAGTCTCATCTGGGAATATTTCAGTCAAACAAGATTCGTTCTTGCCTTCTGCTCCAGTCATGGAGATGTCACCCTCAAAACATGGAACTTCAAATAAATTAGTTAATCCCACTGGCCGGAGAGTGCCAAAGGTTAGAATCAAAGTGGGTTCCGTTAGTgctgagaaaaaaaatgctgaAATCTATAGTGGACTTGGGCTTGATAATTCTCCATCTTCATCACTGGGGAATAGCCCTGATGAAAGTGGAGGGATGCCACTTGAATCTCAAGAACAGGAATCTCCCACCAGCATTCTTCAG ATTATGACTTCGTTCGCTGTTCCTGAGGGTGTACTGTTATCACCTCTTCATGACAGCTTCATTTGCttgataagaaagaaaaaatttccaAGAAACAGTAAACCTGTGCCTGCTCTTGAAGGCAGTCAAGAACAACCTGCTTTATCACCAGATGAGGCAGCTACATTGCTGGTTGATGAGCAGGTtctaaaagagaagaaaacaaggcTAGTCAGGAAAAGTGAACGGCGAGCAGAAGTGAAGCATGGGAGTGGTATGGATTTTAAGAATGACATGGCATTTCCTTTGAAGGAAGAAGTAGAAAATCAGTTCCCAGAAGGCAAGGAGCATTTCTCCAATGACTTGAAATTCACATCTCTTTCCAACACACTACATGATGTTGGGGATTCTGGCAAAGGTACTGGCAGGGCAACTGAAATTTTCGGGGAGCCCAATAAAGATGGGTTGAAAGAAAGAGTATTCTTTTCTGACTTGGATAAGGAAGAGCCTTTGGAGCCAATAACTGGTCAAGACAGTGGCACAAGCGTGCAACGAAATGTCAAGAGTGGTTCTCTGGAAAATACTTGGGAATGCGGGGTGGCATGTTCCAATAAGAATGTTTCTGCTGATCCTAGAGAAGATGTCAGGTACAAAGGTAACAAGCTTCCTGGTCAATTTAGAGCTGACTCAGATATGTTTACGGGTAAGGAAGATACTGATGTTGGAGAAATGGATCCTTCACAATGGAAGGTTGGCCAAAAAGCTGTATCACATGATCACGGTAGAATTACAATGTCCTGCAAGAAGGAAAAACAGTTGTGGGAGGGCAAAAAGAAGTTAAAGGGAGCCCAAATTAATGGTGAGCCTGCTCCCCATTTAGCAGAGGAAGGCTTGAGGATTGGATTTTGTTCAGCACCAAAAGATAAGCATAATTTGAAGTCCCAAAAAGATACTGGAGAGGTCGAGGATAATCCTAGAGAATTATTGACAGACAGAAAATCAGAACAGATGGCTGACCGAATAGATCCACTAAAGAGACCTGGTGAGAGGGCAAAGGTTTCTGATTTTAAGGATGTTGAGAAAGGAGGGAGTGCATTCTTTAAGTCAAAGGGAAGATCAAGCGGAAAAAGAGTTGAAAACCAGTATGCATCTGAGGCATCTTTACAAGTGGCCCTGAATCCACCTTTTACAGAAAACAGATCCACCACAAAGATGGTGCCAGCAGCAGTGGCTCCTGTAGTCATAGAAGAAAATTGGGTGTGCTGCGACAGTTGCCAGAAGTGGCGGCTTCTACCATTTGGTAAAAAGCCTGAACACCTCCCTGAGAAGTGGCTGTGTAGCATGCTAAGCTGGCT GCCTGGGTTGAACCACTGTGATATCAGTGAGGAGGAAACAACAAAGGCTCTTAATGCATTGTACCAACTTTCTATTCCTGAGAGCCAAACTAGCATGCACAATCATGTCAATGGAATTGCATCTGGAGTAACTTTGGATGATGTACGACATCCTGGCCAGAACCATCAAAATCCCAGTTCTCATGACATGCCTaatgaaggaaagaagaaatatgGATGCAAAAAAATGTCGAATGCAGGTAACAATAGTGGTCAGATTCCAAATTCTGCAAAGAACCATAGGCAGGAACCTTTGAAAAGCAGAAGCTTAATTGACAGGCACAAATTAGATGTTGAAAAACACATACATAAGCAAAAGGAGAAGAATATGAAAAAGG GTGATCTGGAGCAAACGAAGACAAAAAGTAAAAGGGAAGCTGATAATTATGGGGGTGAAGCTTCTAAGAAAGCTAAAACAGAAGATGCTTGTTATAGCGGTAAAAATTGCAATTTCAAACATGGCAGGGACCTTGGAAAGGTTTGCCTCATTTCTGACACCACTTTGCCAGCTAAGGCAACTGGGAAGGAAGTGATCAAATCCAATGAAATCTGTTATTCAGTGGATTCAAATTGTGATAAAAAGGACAAGATGCTACTTTCTGTAAAGAAACTGGAAGGCCAAGCTCAGGTCTCTCTGCATGGTGGGTCATTGGCTATGAAAACAAGTGATAAAAGGGATATTGCTCTGGAGGAGAGGAAATTGAACGAGTGGGAGGACATTGAGAACCAGACAGATGTATGTCAAATTACCAAGGATCATATCCAGGAAAACAAGGTTTTTGTGAAGGAGAATAGTGAGATGGAATtcagaaaggaaaagaaaaccaaGCTGTCTATTGAGGGGGTGGAGTCCAATACAAGTAAGGGTGATGATAGATCAAGAAAAGGTGTGATGACCAGAATCCTCTTGTCAGGTACTAAAGATGATGAAGTTGACAATATAGAAGAGGTGAGAATTATTGAGAAAAACCAGCAACACAAAATGTGTGAAGAAAAGATCGCATCTCAACAAACGTTGGACAGTATTGACTCAATGAAAAAGGATTTGGGAACTGGGAAAGTTTCAATGGAAGCCACTTCAAGCTCTTCAAAGGTTTCAGGTTCTCGTAAAACTAGAGCCAACTTCCAAGAAGTGAAAGGCTCACCAGCAGAATCAGTCTCTTCATCTCCTCTGAGGGCCTCTAAATTAGACAACCTTACATCAGATAAAGGAGGCATTTTAAGAAAAGATGATGCCACAGATGGTGGTCTTTCCATGGTGGGTAACCTGGGAAGATGTTTGAATGGGGTAGGCAACAGAAGTTGCAATCAGTCTGGAGCACCAATAAAGGAGAAAGTATCCTCTGTCTTCCCTCCTAAATCCCTTGAACTTCATGCTCTTGATAACCGGGATGGAGATGCTAAACCCAAGTTCAGTGCCAAGGCTAAACCTTCTGAACTTGGGAACAGCCATTTGGTGAAGGGTGATGCTATTACCTCAGAACAACACCATGAGTATGGCAATGATCTGCATGCTGTGGAACATTGTGACAATGAAAATCATTTCTGTGATAGTGCATTATTTCCACAGAAATCTAGTAGAGGTTCCTCTATGCGGTCGAAGGAGAATAACAGAAGGTCCAGATCTGATTTTGATAGTGATAAGATGAAGGTCTGTGATCCGCTGAATGAGCAGGAAGATTTGCATGCAAGCAAGAGCCTGAGGTGTAAGTTAGAAAATGATACCCAACATCTTGCACCCCGCCCTGAAACAGTTAGTGATGTAAAGCACAGTTTTCCTGGTCGAGGTTGTATTAAGTATAATGATGATGAGAAGAATCATGTTAACAAGGGGAATTCTTTAGGGAAATGGTCAGGTGacatcaaaaaagaaaatcagTTAAAATTTAGAGAATATGAGGGTTCAAATCTGAAATTGGGTGATTCATGTAGCCTTTATAAGAGTGGTACTCCTCAAAAATTTTTGAATAAGAGTTTTGCAAAGAAAACTGATCTGAAAGAATTAGAGTCAAGAGGTGAGACACTACAATTGTTCCCTTATCGTGAAGGTGAACGTGAAACTCTGGCTCGGGATTTCCAATCAGTACCAGGATCCCAGAAAGAAAGGGTCTTTGATTTATGTTCAGTTGGTGCCTCTGCCTCTGCTGATGTGTCAAAAGTATTAAAGGAGCCTGGAAATGCTGGTATCAAGAATGGAACTCGACAGAGCTTGGGTCATCTCCTGCCTAATGAACACAGGGTTAGGGATCTAAGCATCTCTAGTCCCATGAGAAAGGATTCTTTTGGTCCTAGTGCCACTAATGCCCTGAAAGAAGCCAAAGATCTCAGAGACTATGCTGATCGtcttaag GGCTCTGGTTTTGGTTTTGAAAGTTATGAGACATACTTCCAAGCTGCTGTAAAGTTTCTTCATGGTGCTTCACTTCTAGAAACTTGCAATAGTGATGGTGGGAAAAATGGGGTGATGACTCAAATTCAGGCATATAGTACTGCAGCTAAACTTTGTGA
- the LOC117914375 gene encoding uncharacterized protein LOC117914375 isoform X1 produces MEENELEEGGAFYYEEEDNASIDPEIALSYIGEKLQDVLGHFQKDFEGGVSAENLGAKFGGYGSFLPTYQRSSSIWSHPKTPQRVQNYNKAISPNTLLMEGCPQIAKAPSNAHPSVKLGTTSCDAPSLHMTRVSSGNISVKQDSFLPSAPVMEMSPSKHGTSNKLVNPTGRRVPKVRIKVGSVSAEKKNAEIYSGLGLDNSPSSSLGNSPDESGGMPLESQEQESPTSILQIMTSFAVPEGVLLSPLHDSFICLIRKKKFPRNSKPVPALEGSQEQPALSPDEAATLLVDEQVLKEKKTRLVRKSERRAEVKHGSGMDFKNDMAFPLKEEVENQFPEGKEHFSNDLKFTSLSNTLHDVGDSGKGTGRATEIFGEPNKDGLKERVFFSDLDKEEPLEPITGQDSGTSVQRNVKSGSLENTWECGVACSNKNVSADPREDVRYKGNKLPGQFRADSDMFTGKEDTDVGEMDPSQWKVGQKAVSHDHGRITMSCKKEKQLWEGKKKLKGAQINGEPAPHLAEEGLRIGFCSAPKDKHNLKSQKDTGEVEDNPRELLTDRKSEQMADRIDPLKRPGERAKVSDFKDVEKGGSAFFKSKGRSSGKRVENQYASEASLQVALNPPFTENRSTTKMVPAAVAPVVIEENWVCCDSCQKWRLLPFGKKPEHLPEKWLCSMLSWLPGLNHCDISEEETTKALNALYQLSIPESQTSMHNHVNGIASGVTLDDVRHPGQNHQNPSSHDMPNEGKKKYGCKKMSNAGNNSGQIPNSAKNHRQEPLKSRSLIDRHKLDVEKHIHKQKEKNMKKGDLEQTKTKSKREADNYGGEASKKAKTEDACYSGKNCNFKHGRDLGKVCLISDTTLPAKATGKEVIKSNEICYSVDSNCDKKDKMLLSVKKLEGQAQVSLHGGSLAMKTSDKRDIALEERKLNEWEDIENQTDVCQITKDHIQENKVFVKENSEMEFRKEKKTKLSIEGVESNTSKGDDRSRKGVMTRILLSGTKDDEVDNIEEVRIIEKNQQHKMCEEKIASQQTLDSIDSMKKDLGTGKVSMEATSSSSKVSGSRKTRANFQEVKGSPAESVSSSPLRASKLDNLTSDKGGILRKDDATDGGLSMVGNLGRCLNGVGNRSCNQSGAPIKEKVSSVFPPKSLELHALDNRDGDAKPKFSAKAKPSELGNSHLVKGDAITSEQHHEYGNDLHAVEHCDNENHFCDSALFPQKSSRGSSMRSKENNRRSRSDFDSDKMKVCDPLNEQEDLHASKSLRCKLENDTQHLAPRPETVSDVKHSFPGRGCIKYNDDEKNHVNKGNSLGKWSGDIKKENQLKFREYEGSNLKLGDSCSLYKSGTPQKFLNKSFAKKTDLKELESRGETLQLFPYREGERETLARDFQSVPGSQKERVFDLCSVGASASADVSKVLKEPGNAGIKNGTRQSLGHLLPNEHRVRDLSISSPMRKDSFGPSATNALKEAKDLRDYADRLKGSGFGFESYETYFQAAVKFLHGASLLETCNSDGGKNGVMTQIQAYSTAAKLCERCAHEYERRQEMAAAALAYKCMEVACMRVVYCKHSSINRDRHELQATLQIAPKGASPSSSASDIDNLNNQTMTDKAALSKVSHVGGKHVIVARNHPNFVRLLDFAQDVNFAIEASRKSQKAFVAANLLLEEAQNREGITSVRRVIDFSFQDVEGLIHLVRLAQEAIS; encoded by the exons ATGGAAGAGAATGAGCTCGAGGAAGGCGGGGCTTTCTACTACGAGGAGGAAGACAACGCAAGCATTGACCCTGAAATCGCTCTCTCTTACATT GGTGAGAAGCTTCAAGATGTTTTGGGACATTTTCAAAAGGATTTTGAAGGTGGGGTTTCTGCAGAGAATTTGG GGGCAAAGTTTGGTGGCTATGGTTCATTTCTACCAACTTATCAGCGTTCTTCTTCTATCTGGTCTCATCCAAAGACTCCACAGAGAGTCCAGAACTACAATAAGGCAATATCTCCTAACACTTTACTGATGGAG GGTTGCCCTCAGATTGCTAAAGCACCCTCAAATGCTCACCCATCTGTGAAGCTTGGAACTACTTCCTGCGATGCCCCTTCATTGCATATGACAAGAGTCTCATCTGGGAATATTTCAGTCAAACAAGATTCGTTCTTGCCTTCTGCTCCAGTCATGGAGATGTCACCCTCAAAACATGGAACTTCAAATAAATTAGTTAATCCCACTGGCCGGAGAGTGCCAAAGGTTAGAATCAAAGTGGGTTCCGTTAGTgctgagaaaaaaaatgctgaAATCTATAGTGGACTTGGGCTTGATAATTCTCCATCTTCATCACTGGGGAATAGCCCTGATGAAAGTGGAGGGATGCCACTTGAATCTCAAGAACAGGAATCTCCCACCAGCATTCTTCAG ATTATGACTTCGTTCGCTGTTCCTGAGGGTGTACTGTTATCACCTCTTCATGACAGCTTCATTTGCttgataagaaagaaaaaatttccaAGAAACAGTAAACCTGTGCCTGCTCTTGAAGGCAGTCAAGAACAACCTGCTTTATCACCAGATGAGGCAGCTACATTGCTGGTTGATGAGCAGGTtctaaaagagaagaaaacaaggcTAGTCAGGAAAAGTGAACGGCGAGCAGAAGTGAAGCATGGGAGTGGTATGGATTTTAAGAATGACATGGCATTTCCTTTGAAGGAAGAAGTAGAAAATCAGTTCCCAGAAGGCAAGGAGCATTTCTCCAATGACTTGAAATTCACATCTCTTTCCAACACACTACATGATGTTGGGGATTCTGGCAAAGGTACTGGCAGGGCAACTGAAATTTTCGGGGAGCCCAATAAAGATGGGTTGAAAGAAAGAGTATTCTTTTCTGACTTGGATAAGGAAGAGCCTTTGGAGCCAATAACTGGTCAAGACAGTGGCACAAGCGTGCAACGAAATGTCAAGAGTGGTTCTCTGGAAAATACTTGGGAATGCGGGGTGGCATGTTCCAATAAGAATGTTTCTGCTGATCCTAGAGAAGATGTCAGGTACAAAGGTAACAAGCTTCCTGGTCAATTTAGAGCTGACTCAGATATGTTTACGGGTAAGGAAGATACTGATGTTGGAGAAATGGATCCTTCACAATGGAAGGTTGGCCAAAAAGCTGTATCACATGATCACGGTAGAATTACAATGTCCTGCAAGAAGGAAAAACAGTTGTGGGAGGGCAAAAAGAAGTTAAAGGGAGCCCAAATTAATGGTGAGCCTGCTCCCCATTTAGCAGAGGAAGGCTTGAGGATTGGATTTTGTTCAGCACCAAAAGATAAGCATAATTTGAAGTCCCAAAAAGATACTGGAGAGGTCGAGGATAATCCTAGAGAATTATTGACAGACAGAAAATCAGAACAGATGGCTGACCGAATAGATCCACTAAAGAGACCTGGTGAGAGGGCAAAGGTTTCTGATTTTAAGGATGTTGAGAAAGGAGGGAGTGCATTCTTTAAGTCAAAGGGAAGATCAAGCGGAAAAAGAGTTGAAAACCAGTATGCATCTGAGGCATCTTTACAAGTGGCCCTGAATCCACCTTTTACAGAAAACAGATCCACCACAAAGATGGTGCCAGCAGCAGTGGCTCCTGTAGTCATAGAAGAAAATTGGGTGTGCTGCGACAGTTGCCAGAAGTGGCGGCTTCTACCATTTGGTAAAAAGCCTGAACACCTCCCTGAGAAGTGGCTGTGTAGCATGCTAAGCTGGCT GCCTGGGTTGAACCACTGTGATATCAGTGAGGAGGAAACAACAAAGGCTCTTAATGCATTGTACCAACTTTCTATTCCTGAGAGCCAAACTAGCATGCACAATCATGTCAATGGAATTGCATCTGGAGTAACTTTGGATGATGTACGACATCCTGGCCAGAACCATCAAAATCCCAGTTCTCATGACATGCCTaatgaaggaaagaagaaatatgGATGCAAAAAAATGTCGAATGCAGGTAACAATAGTGGTCAGATTCCAAATTCTGCAAAGAACCATAGGCAGGAACCTTTGAAAAGCAGAAGCTTAATTGACAGGCACAAATTAGATGTTGAAAAACACATACATAAGCAAAAGGAGAAGAATATGAAAAAGG GTGATCTGGAGCAAACGAAGACAAAAAGTAAAAGGGAAGCTGATAATTATGGGGGTGAAGCTTCTAAGAAAGCTAAAACAGAAGATGCTTGTTATAGCGGTAAAAATTGCAATTTCAAACATGGCAGGGACCTTGGAAAGGTTTGCCTCATTTCTGACACCACTTTGCCAGCTAAGGCAACTGGGAAGGAAGTGATCAAATCCAATGAAATCTGTTATTCAGTGGATTCAAATTGTGATAAAAAGGACAAGATGCTACTTTCTGTAAAGAAACTGGAAGGCCAAGCTCAGGTCTCTCTGCATGGTGGGTCATTGGCTATGAAAACAAGTGATAAAAGGGATATTGCTCTGGAGGAGAGGAAATTGAACGAGTGGGAGGACATTGAGAACCAGACAGATGTATGTCAAATTACCAAGGATCATATCCAGGAAAACAAGGTTTTTGTGAAGGAGAATAGTGAGATGGAATtcagaaaggaaaagaaaaccaaGCTGTCTATTGAGGGGGTGGAGTCCAATACAAGTAAGGGTGATGATAGATCAAGAAAAGGTGTGATGACCAGAATCCTCTTGTCAGGTACTAAAGATGATGAAGTTGACAATATAGAAGAGGTGAGAATTATTGAGAAAAACCAGCAACACAAAATGTGTGAAGAAAAGATCGCATCTCAACAAACGTTGGACAGTATTGACTCAATGAAAAAGGATTTGGGAACTGGGAAAGTTTCAATGGAAGCCACTTCAAGCTCTTCAAAGGTTTCAGGTTCTCGTAAAACTAGAGCCAACTTCCAAGAAGTGAAAGGCTCACCAGCAGAATCAGTCTCTTCATCTCCTCTGAGGGCCTCTAAATTAGACAACCTTACATCAGATAAAGGAGGCATTTTAAGAAAAGATGATGCCACAGATGGTGGTCTTTCCATGGTGGGTAACCTGGGAAGATGTTTGAATGGGGTAGGCAACAGAAGTTGCAATCAGTCTGGAGCACCAATAAAGGAGAAAGTATCCTCTGTCTTCCCTCCTAAATCCCTTGAACTTCATGCTCTTGATAACCGGGATGGAGATGCTAAACCCAAGTTCAGTGCCAAGGCTAAACCTTCTGAACTTGGGAACAGCCATTTGGTGAAGGGTGATGCTATTACCTCAGAACAACACCATGAGTATGGCAATGATCTGCATGCTGTGGAACATTGTGACAATGAAAATCATTTCTGTGATAGTGCATTATTTCCACAGAAATCTAGTAGAGGTTCCTCTATGCGGTCGAAGGAGAATAACAGAAGGTCCAGATCTGATTTTGATAGTGATAAGATGAAGGTCTGTGATCCGCTGAATGAGCAGGAAGATTTGCATGCAAGCAAGAGCCTGAGGTGTAAGTTAGAAAATGATACCCAACATCTTGCACCCCGCCCTGAAACAGTTAGTGATGTAAAGCACAGTTTTCCTGGTCGAGGTTGTATTAAGTATAATGATGATGAGAAGAATCATGTTAACAAGGGGAATTCTTTAGGGAAATGGTCAGGTGacatcaaaaaagaaaatcagTTAAAATTTAGAGAATATGAGGGTTCAAATCTGAAATTGGGTGATTCATGTAGCCTTTATAAGAGTGGTACTCCTCAAAAATTTTTGAATAAGAGTTTTGCAAAGAAAACTGATCTGAAAGAATTAGAGTCAAGAGGTGAGACACTACAATTGTTCCCTTATCGTGAAGGTGAACGTGAAACTCTGGCTCGGGATTTCCAATCAGTACCAGGATCCCAGAAAGAAAGGGTCTTTGATTTATGTTCAGTTGGTGCCTCTGCCTCTGCTGATGTGTCAAAAGTATTAAAGGAGCCTGGAAATGCTGGTATCAAGAATGGAACTCGACAGAGCTTGGGTCATCTCCTGCCTAATGAACACAGGGTTAGGGATCTAAGCATCTCTAGTCCCATGAGAAAGGATTCTTTTGGTCCTAGTGCCACTAATGCCCTGAAAGAAGCCAAAGATCTCAGAGACTATGCTGATCGtcttaag GGCTCTGGTTTTGGTTTTGAAAGTTATGAGACATACTTCCAAGCTGCTGTAAAGTTTCTTCATGGTGCTTCACTTCTAGAAACTTGCAATAGTGATGGTGGGAAAAATGGGGTGATGACTCAAATTCAGGCATATAGTACTGCAGCTAAACTTTGTGA